Proteins co-encoded in one Actinomadura luteofluorescens genomic window:
- a CDS encoding phospholipase D-like domain-containing protein: MTVSQQEPTPPGDDLLSSASDAPSDERAHRIRRALERLIGVAATEGNAVTPLRNGDEIFPRMLDEIAGARSTIDMMTYVYWRGDIAHRFADALSERARDGVRVRLLLDGIGAWQIEKDLVERMEEAGVTVAWFRKPVYVSPFKQNHRCHRKVLVVDEQVAFTGGVGIAEEWCGDARDESEWRDSHFEVRGPAVDGVAAAFAQNWAECHDMLFDDRDRFVGHEPAGDAVVQVVRGSASVGWQDMQTLLRVVLQLAENRLRLASAYFAPDDYFVNLLCETVARGVEVEMLLPGPHADKRVSRLASQRHYEDLLKCGVRIHQFQPAMLHTKILTMDGMVSLIGSTNFNRRSMDHDEEVMLAVIDQGLTATLDAHFDEDLARSERVDHARWARRSVTQRAKEMSITPIRRFL; the protein is encoded by the coding sequence ATGACCGTGTCGCAGCAGGAGCCGACGCCCCCCGGAGACGACCTGCTCTCCTCTGCGTCCGACGCCCCGTCCGACGAACGCGCGCACCGGATCCGCCGCGCTCTGGAGCGGTTGATCGGCGTGGCGGCGACGGAGGGCAACGCCGTGACGCCCCTGCGCAACGGGGACGAGATCTTCCCCCGGATGCTGGACGAGATCGCCGGGGCGCGGAGCACCATCGACATGATGACCTACGTGTACTGGCGCGGTGACATCGCGCACCGGTTCGCCGACGCGTTGTCGGAGCGCGCCCGCGACGGGGTGCGGGTCCGGTTGCTCCTGGACGGCATCGGCGCCTGGCAGATCGAGAAAGACCTGGTGGAGCGGATGGAGGAGGCCGGAGTGACGGTCGCCTGGTTCCGCAAGCCCGTCTACGTGTCGCCGTTCAAGCAGAACCACCGCTGCCACCGCAAGGTGCTGGTGGTGGACGAGCAGGTGGCCTTCACCGGCGGTGTCGGCATCGCGGAGGAATGGTGCGGTGACGCCCGCGACGAGAGCGAGTGGCGCGACAGCCATTTCGAGGTCCGCGGGCCCGCGGTGGACGGGGTCGCCGCCGCTTTCGCGCAGAACTGGGCCGAGTGCCACGACATGCTGTTCGACGACCGCGACCGTTTCGTCGGCCACGAACCGGCCGGGGACGCCGTGGTGCAGGTGGTGCGGGGGTCGGCCAGCGTCGGCTGGCAGGACATGCAGACCCTCCTGCGCGTCGTCCTCCAGCTCGCCGAGAACCGGCTGCGGCTGGCCTCCGCCTATTTCGCGCCCGACGACTATTTCGTCAATCTGTTGTGCGAGACCGTCGCCCGCGGCGTCGAGGTGGAGATGCTCCTCCCCGGCCCGCACGCCGACAAGCGGGTGAGCCGGCTGGCGAGCCAGCGCCATTACGAGGATCTTCTGAAGTGCGGAGTTCGCATTCACCAGTTCCAGCCCGCGATGCTGCACACGAAAATCCTCACCATGGACGGAATGGTCTCGCTCATCGGGTCCACGAACTTCAACCGGCGCTCGATGGACCACGACGAGGAGGTCATGCTCGCCGTGATCGACCAGGGGCTGACCGCGACCCTGGACGCCCATTTCGACGAGGACCTCGCCCGCAGCGAGCGGGTCGATCACGCGCGGTGGGCCCGGCGCTCCGTGACGCAGCGCGCCAAGGAGATGTCGATCACGCCGATCCGCCGCTTCCTCTAG
- a CDS encoding RNA polymerase sigma factor → MTADVDRQQADAELVARFRRDPDEFTAVYDRYFRDVYRYAVGRLDVQAGEDIAAETFCVAFAQRDRFDLSRGGLRPWLFGIATNLVARHRRKEARHYKALMRAGTVPSAEGPESRVVASLAARGLQPQLLKALTRLNRGERDVVLLIALGQLSHEEVARTLGVADGTVRSRLSRARRKFQQLINREELDG, encoded by the coding sequence GTGACCGCTGACGTCGACCGGCAGCAAGCGGACGCGGAGCTCGTCGCCCGGTTCCGGCGGGATCCGGACGAGTTCACCGCCGTCTACGACCGGTACTTCCGCGATGTGTACCGGTACGCGGTCGGACGGCTGGACGTGCAGGCAGGCGAGGACATCGCCGCGGAGACGTTCTGCGTGGCCTTCGCGCAGCGGGATCGCTTCGACCTGTCACGGGGCGGCCTGCGGCCGTGGCTGTTCGGCATCGCCACGAATCTGGTGGCGCGGCACCGCCGCAAGGAGGCCCGCCACTACAAGGCACTGATGCGGGCGGGCACGGTGCCCTCCGCCGAGGGCCCCGAGAGCCGTGTCGTCGCCTCGCTGGCGGCGCGGGGCCTGCAGCCACAGCTCCTCAAGGCCCTCACCAGGCTGAACCGGGGCGAGCGTGACGTCGTCCTGCTCATCGCCCTCGGCCAGCTCAGCCATGAGGAGGTGGCCCGGACCCTCGGCGTAGCCGACGGCACGGTCCGCTCCCGGCTCAGCCGGGCCCGCAGGAAGTTCCAGCAGCTGATCAACAGGGAGGAACTCGATGGATGA
- a CDS encoding CU044_5270 family protein, producing the protein MDDLQLLEAALTKPEPSAETLDRRRHQLQNTMRGPARTHRSRRPMLAIGATAAAGTVAVAVAATGALAPGSAHKDRTTTAEMSGSQVLLVAATTAETKPAASGTYWHVKNVGATGTAQTFESWTTTDGRRWVRVQGGAVTELPGRHPITVRRTRLRMEQVAKLPASPSALKARLLGSATVPAKDSKDPAVRETLTIMLLENLLSEVPAPPKVRAAALRALASLPDVKNLGRVPGGQSLQFSGQGGGTKLVVDPKTSAVSGEGYADINGRQESMGQTTITAAWTNEPPR; encoded by the coding sequence ATGGATGACCTGCAGCTTCTCGAGGCCGCGCTGACCAAGCCCGAGCCGTCGGCCGAGACGCTCGACCGCCGCCGGCACCAGCTCCAGAACACCATGCGCGGCCCCGCCCGCACGCACCGGTCGCGCCGCCCGATGCTCGCGATCGGAGCGACCGCCGCCGCGGGCACCGTGGCCGTCGCCGTCGCCGCCACGGGCGCGCTGGCCCCGGGCTCGGCGCACAAGGACCGCACGACCACGGCCGAGATGTCGGGCTCGCAGGTCCTTCTCGTCGCGGCCACCACCGCGGAGACGAAGCCGGCGGCCTCGGGCACCTACTGGCACGTCAAGAACGTCGGCGCGACCGGCACCGCCCAGACGTTCGAGAGCTGGACGACGACCGACGGCCGCAGATGGGTCCGCGTCCAGGGAGGGGCGGTCACCGAGCTCCCCGGGCGGCACCCCATCACGGTGCGCCGGACCCGCCTCCGGATGGAGCAGGTCGCGAAGCTGCCGGCCTCCCCCTCCGCCCTGAAGGCGAGGCTGCTGGGCAGCGCGACCGTTCCGGCCAAGGACTCCAAGGACCCGGCCGTGAGGGAGACCCTCACGATCATGCTCCTGGAGAACCTGCTCTCCGAGGTCCCGGCCCCGCCCAAGGTCCGCGCCGCGGCCCTCCGCGCCCTCGCCTCCCTGCCCGACGTCAAGAACCTGGGCAGGGTCCCCGGCGGGCAGAGCCTGCAGTTCTCAGGCCAGGGCGGCGGGACGAAGCTGGTGGTCGACCCGAAGACCTCCGCGGTGAGCGGCGAAGGTTACGCCGACATCAACGGGAGGCAGGAGTCGATGGGGCAGACCACCATCACGGCAGCCTGGACCAACGAGCCGCCCCGATAA
- a CDS encoding VOC family protein: protein MSIAFSHDHIGLSVTSEDLEPTIDWYCRTLGFTVERRFDTHGMIFAFLICGDVRIELMATASKRQAPTGDILSSMDPARVHHFCLAVTDLDAAVSELRDRGVNLIGGPMAVAEIGQRVAFITDNLGNIIELAEPGTRPSDPRQT, encoded by the coding sequence ATGAGCATCGCCTTCTCCCATGACCACATCGGCCTCAGCGTGACCTCTGAGGACCTCGAACCCACCATCGACTGGTACTGCCGGACGCTCGGCTTCACCGTCGAACGGCGATTCGACACCCACGGCATGATCTTCGCGTTCCTCATCTGCGGTGACGTGAGAATCGAGCTGATGGCGACCGCGTCCAAGCGCCAGGCGCCGACCGGCGACATCCTGTCGAGCATGGACCCGGCGCGCGTGCACCACTTCTGCCTCGCCGTCACAGATCTCGACGCTGCCGTTTCCGAGCTGCGCGACCGGGGCGTGAACCTGATCGGCGGCCCGATGGCCGTGGCGGAGATCGGTCAGCGCGTCGCGTTCATCACCGACAACCTCGGCAACATCATCGAACTCGCCGAACCCGGCACCCGCCCCTCGGACCCCCGCCAGACCTGA
- a CDS encoding transposase family protein — protein MLLYRASLPLSRRTLAYATGVVRRHRQALGSRGRCLPPGMQALMTLVYLRKGETYAELGAGFGVSTATAWRYVNETVDLLAARAPKLGAALARAVKAGLPYLVLDGTLVSIDRVAADRPYYSGKHRRHGMNLQVIAAPDGTLLWVSGPLRGSVHDLTAARIWGVVRALAATGLLVLADKAYQGAGAHILTPYKGRDKPEPQKDANRAHAKLRGPGERANAQLKSWRILRKLRCCPHRAGRLAKAIHTLQLRETAAR, from the coding sequence ATGCTTTTGTACCGTGCTTCGCTGCCGTTGTCGCGCCGGACCCTGGCCTACGCCACCGGTGTCGTCCGCCGCCACCGCCAGGCCCTCGGCAGCAGGGGCCGGTGCCTGCCCCCGGGCATGCAGGCTCTGATGACCTTGGTCTACCTGCGCAAGGGCGAGACCTACGCCGAGCTGGGCGCCGGATTCGGCGTCTCCACCGCCACCGCGTGGCGCTACGTCAACGAGACCGTCGACCTTCTCGCCGCCCGAGCGCCCAAACTCGGTGCGGCGCTGGCCAGAGCGGTCAAAGCCGGGCTGCCTTACCTGGTGCTGGACGGCACGTTGGTCTCGATCGACAGGGTCGCCGCCGACCGGCCCTACTACTCGGGAAAACACCGCCGCCACGGCATGAACCTCCAGGTCATCGCCGCACCGGACGGGACCTTGCTGTGGGTGTCGGGACCGCTGCGCGGCTCGGTCCACGACCTGACCGCGGCCCGGATCTGGGGCGTCGTCCGGGCACTGGCGGCCACCGGGCTGCTGGTGCTGGCCGACAAGGCCTACCAGGGCGCCGGCGCGCACATCCTCACGCCCTACAAGGGACGCGACAAGCCCGAACCGCAAAAGGACGCCAACCGTGCACACGCCAAGCTCCGCGGCCCCGGCGAACGCGCGAATGCCCAGCTCAAGTCATGGCGAATCCTGCGGAAGCTGCGCTGCTGCCCCCACCGCGCCGGACGCCTCGCCAAGGCCATCCACACCCTGCAACTCCGCGAGACCGCAGCACGCTGA
- a CDS encoding helix-turn-helix domain-containing protein, with protein MTSKVWVPYDLRCEPHLESRFQARLCVSEFGPVQASLMTATPYSVQRTPKLIRQADPGVFKLVCTVRGRGVMAQDGRQAELGPGDLVLADTSRPFQAELSPHVPGGQVLVLCLARSLLPFPHRDLRRLTAVRLKGDQGMGALSSQFLLQLARHMHELGPSDTARLSTLTLDVFSTALATALDAQGAVPPHARRRALMAQIFSFIRRNLGDPHLTPDAIAAAHHISLRYLHKLFHQEGHTVAGWVRERRLERCRRDLADPRLADRPINAIAARWGFSSAAHFSQVFRGAYGLSPGQFRRQCAQSTGMCAHT; from the coding sequence GTGACTTCGAAAGTCTGGGTCCCCTATGATCTGCGCTGCGAACCGCACCTGGAAAGCCGCTTCCAAGCGCGTCTCTGCGTCAGCGAATTCGGGCCCGTGCAGGCCTCGTTGATGACGGCCACGCCGTACTCGGTGCAGCGCACTCCCAAGCTGATCCGCCAGGCCGATCCCGGGGTCTTCAAACTGGTGTGCACGGTGCGCGGGCGCGGTGTGATGGCACAGGACGGCCGGCAAGCGGAACTCGGACCCGGTGACCTGGTGTTGGCCGACACCTCGCGTCCCTTTCAGGCGGAGTTATCGCCGCACGTCCCCGGCGGTCAGGTGCTGGTCCTGTGCCTTGCGCGCTCGTTGCTGCCGTTCCCGCATCGGGATCTCCGGCGCCTGACCGCGGTCCGTCTCAAGGGGGATCAGGGCATGGGCGCGCTGTCGTCGCAGTTCCTGCTGCAACTGGCCCGGCACATGCACGAACTCGGGCCGTCCGACACCGCCCGGCTGTCCACCCTGACGCTCGACGTGTTCAGCACGGCGCTCGCCACCGCGCTGGACGCCCAGGGCGCGGTTCCGCCCCATGCGAGGCGGCGTGCCCTGATGGCCCAGATCTTCAGCTTCATCCGGCGGAATCTGGGGGACCCGCATCTGACCCCGGACGCGATAGCAGCGGCGCACCACATCTCGCTGCGCTACCTCCACAAGCTCTTCCACCAGGAAGGGCACACCGTCGCCGGATGGGTCCGCGAGCGCCGCCTGGAGCGGTGCAGGCGCGACCTCGCCGATCCCCGGCTGGCCGATCGTCCGATCAACGCGATCGCGGCCCGGTGGGGGTTCAGCAGCGCCGCGCACTTCAGCCAGGTGTTCCGCGGGGCCTACGGCCTCTCCCCCGGCCAGTTCCGGCGGCAGTGCGCTCAGTCGACAGGCATGTGCGCGCACACGTAA
- a CDS encoding helix-turn-helix domain-containing protein: MSSQRSSPHVLLGDHPGLAAKRDTDEYRLAHEEARLAIALGRAVYARRTELGMSQTELARRAGMRQPAVSRIESGGGGVPTLAVLNRLGHALGLRFRVIVGEGDAGAAETELLATA; this comes from the coding sequence ATGAGCAGTCAGCGGAGCAGCCCGCACGTTCTCCTCGGCGACCACCCCGGCCTGGCCGCCAAGCGAGACACCGACGAGTACCGGCTCGCCCACGAGGAAGCGCGCCTGGCGATCGCCCTCGGCCGTGCCGTCTACGCTCGGAGAACCGAGCTGGGCATGTCCCAGACCGAACTGGCCCGCCGCGCCGGGATGCGGCAGCCAGCGGTCTCCCGCATCGAATCCGGCGGTGGAGGAGTTCCGACCCTGGCCGTACTGAACCGGCTCGGGCACGCCCTCGGCCTGCGGTTCCGGGTCATCGTCGGGGAAGGCGACGCCGGCGCGGCGGAGACCGAACTGCTCGCCACCGCATGA
- a CDS encoding type II toxin-antitoxin system RelE/ParE family toxin, with amino-acid sequence MLAVEGTCLGMPLSRPLGDGVWELRINLHPKDIRITYWFPGHDRVVLSTVFRKTRDAETAQVRRAKQAQKVCEAEHDTDQIISVIESPEGS; translated from the coding sequence ATGCTCGCGGTCGAAGGAACCTGCCTCGGCATGCCCCTGTCCAGACCACTTGGTGACGGCGTGTGGGAACTGCGGATCAACCTCCACCCCAAGGACATCCGGATCACCTACTGGTTTCCCGGGCACGACCGGGTCGTACTGTCAACGGTGTTCCGCAAGACCCGAGACGCCGAGACCGCGCAGGTGAGACGGGCCAAACAAGCACAGAAGGTCTGCGAAGCCGAACACGACACCGACCAGATCATCAGCGTCATCGAGAGTCCGGAGGGCTCATGA
- a CDS encoding hydantoinase B/oxoprolinase family protein, translating into MTGPATDPILLEIVEGTLASVEREVETAIARTARSPMIRDAHDFRAGIHDRRLRKLTGRSYSALVQPIARDFPPEEMRPGDVFFHNDVYLSEGGIGHLPDLCVTVPVFHDDEVVAFVQAFGHHDDIGGAVPGSMPSHARSAFEEGLMVPPIKLWDRGVPNRAALAIMTRNSRMPDSLAGDLDAECSACLMGARRLGELFARYGRAAVEACFDAIIDRTTETFRRELLAKIPDGTFVWEDYAEHDGVDPPRLHAQRITLTVDKAAAVPLVIDFTGTSPQAKGPINHAGDYSGGVFLKKWLAPVLRNLADTPERAAELDVNEGVVPLIEMRFPEKGTLLTPVFPAPTNARTFVILRLLGVLAGVLAKATGGRMPADQETIRYTGVYGEDDRGPYLMREVLGGGSGGRYYADGEDTIHVVPDSRNIPAEFAEARWPFVVERLGLAVDSGGPGEYRGGLGYDKHIRMLRDAHYMSIADRSILSCWGVNGGRAGRPFRVDIDGEEMDGLVDDRPVRAGQVIRIRTTGGGGWGDPLNRDPSRVADDVRDGKVSLSGARDDYGVVLKDGAVDAEATDTLRARLRAERGPVPFFDRGPGYPRLAAGATSAAVDSLDP; encoded by the coding sequence ATGACCGGCCCCGCGACCGACCCGATCCTGCTGGAGATCGTCGAGGGGACGCTGGCGTCGGTGGAGCGCGAGGTCGAGACGGCCATCGCCCGCACCGCCCGCTCCCCGATGATCCGCGACGCGCACGACTTCCGCGCCGGGATCCACGACCGCCGCCTGCGCAAGCTGACCGGACGGTCCTACTCGGCGCTCGTCCAGCCGATCGCCCGCGACTTCCCGCCGGAGGAGATGCGGCCCGGCGACGTGTTCTTCCACAACGACGTCTACCTGTCCGAAGGCGGCATCGGGCACCTGCCGGACCTGTGCGTGACGGTCCCGGTGTTCCACGACGACGAGGTGGTCGCGTTCGTCCAGGCGTTCGGCCACCACGACGACATCGGCGGCGCGGTCCCCGGGTCCATGCCGAGCCACGCCCGCAGCGCGTTCGAGGAGGGCCTGATGGTCCCGCCGATCAAGCTGTGGGACCGGGGCGTGCCGAACCGGGCTGCGCTGGCCATCATGACCCGCAACTCCCGGATGCCCGACTCGCTCGCCGGCGACCTGGACGCCGAGTGCTCGGCGTGCCTGATGGGCGCCCGCCGCCTCGGCGAGCTGTTCGCCCGCTACGGCCGCGCCGCCGTCGAGGCCTGCTTCGACGCGATCATCGACCGGACCACCGAGACGTTCCGCCGCGAGCTGCTCGCCAAGATCCCGGACGGGACGTTCGTGTGGGAGGACTACGCCGAGCACGACGGCGTCGACCCGCCCCGCCTGCACGCCCAGCGCATCACGCTCACGGTCGACAAGGCGGCCGCCGTCCCCCTCGTCATCGACTTCACCGGGACGTCCCCGCAGGCCAAGGGGCCCATCAACCACGCCGGCGACTACTCCGGCGGGGTGTTCCTGAAGAAGTGGCTGGCGCCCGTCCTGCGCAACCTCGCCGACACCCCCGAGCGCGCCGCCGAACTCGACGTCAACGAGGGCGTGGTGCCGCTCATCGAGATGCGCTTCCCGGAGAAGGGCACCCTGCTCACGCCCGTCTTCCCCGCCCCGACCAACGCCCGCACGTTCGTCATCCTGCGGCTGCTCGGCGTCCTCGCGGGCGTGCTCGCCAAGGCGACGGGCGGCCGCATGCCCGCCGACCAGGAGACGATCCGCTACACGGGCGTCTACGGCGAGGACGACCGCGGCCCCTACCTGATGCGGGAGGTGCTCGGCGGCGGCTCCGGCGGCCGCTACTACGCCGACGGCGAGGACACCATCCACGTCGTGCCCGACTCCCGCAACATCCCCGCCGAGTTCGCCGAGGCCCGCTGGCCGTTCGTCGTCGAACGCCTCGGCCTCGCCGTCGACTCGGGCGGGCCGGGGGAGTACCGCGGCGGCCTCGGCTACGACAAGCACATCCGGATGCTCCGCGACGCCCACTACATGTCGATCGCCGACCGCTCCATCCTTTCGTGCTGGGGCGTCAACGGCGGCCGCGCCGGACGGCCCTTCCGCGTCGACATCGACGGCGAGGAGATGGACGGCCTCGTCGACGATCGTCCCGTCCGCGCAGGGCAGGTCATCCGCATCCGCACGACGGGCGGGGGCGGCTGGGGCGACCCGCTGAACCGCGACCCGTCCCGCGTGGCCGACGACGTCCGCGACGGCAAGGTCTCCCTGTCCGGCGCCCGCGACGACTACGGCGTCGTCCTGAAGGACGGAGCCGTGGACGCCGAAGCGACCGACACCCTCCGCGCCCGCCTCCGCGCCGAACGCGGCCCCGTCCCGTTCTTCGACCGAGGCCCCGGCTACCCGCGACTCGCCGCCGGCGCCACCTCCGCCGCCGTCGACTCCCTCGACCCCTGA
- a CDS encoding hydantoinase/oxoprolinase family protein, whose translation MVRRLRIGIDTGGTFTDVVALDGDGALVTTKTPSTPADPAEGFADGVAKILRLAGAEPRDVAALSHGTTVATNRLLEDRIDDLGLVTTEGFESILEIARQSVPDGYGNSYFWVKPPRIVPAHRVRAVGGRLDHTGAELRPFDEESAVAAARWFRDQGVLAIGVCLLHSYADPSHELAMRDVLAREHPGAVVSLSCEVLREYREYERSVTTLVDAAVKPAMNGYLARIAERAASRLLVMKSNGGVLSADEVARQPITTVLSGPAAGALGAAFVVARSGHGSVVTLDGGGTSTDVAVVLDGEPTLTTEGSIGRHPVKIPMIDIVTVGAGGGSVAWRSPEGALKVGPRSAGADPGPLCYGRGGAEVTVTDAHAVLGRVPPHLLGGEVPLDVDAARRGLAALAAELGMPVERAAAGILEISAWNQANAIRQITVKRGLDVRDYPLVAFGGSGPLLACRLLDVLGLPAAVVPENPGNLSAFGLLTVDVKNDYVRTRVVRDAELDPALLAGVYADLEAEAAGALAREGFPEDRRRFARSADLRYYGQAFEVRVAAPAGPPDEGLRAEVVRRFHDAHEALYGYCYRDDPHHPVEWVNLRVSGIGPIERPRPAERPPGDGDPSRARTGTRTVYFDAWEETAVYRREKLAPGDAVAGPAVIEEFGSTLPLHPGFTATLDGHGNLVVTR comes from the coding sequence ATGGTGAGGCGGCTGCGGATCGGCATCGACACGGGCGGGACGTTCACCGACGTCGTCGCGCTGGACGGGGACGGGGCCCTCGTCACCACCAAGACGCCCTCGACGCCCGCCGACCCGGCCGAGGGGTTCGCCGACGGCGTCGCCAAGATCCTCCGGCTGGCCGGCGCGGAGCCGCGGGACGTCGCGGCGCTGTCGCACGGCACGACGGTCGCGACGAACCGGCTCCTGGAGGACCGGATCGACGATCTCGGGCTCGTCACCACCGAGGGCTTCGAGTCGATCCTGGAGATCGCCAGGCAGAGCGTCCCGGACGGCTACGGCAACAGCTACTTCTGGGTGAAGCCGCCGCGGATCGTCCCCGCGCACCGGGTGCGGGCGGTCGGCGGGCGCCTCGACCACACCGGCGCCGAGCTGCGCCCGTTCGACGAGGAGTCGGCCGTCGCGGCGGCCCGCTGGTTCCGCGACCAGGGCGTTCTCGCGATCGGGGTGTGCCTCCTGCACTCCTACGCCGACCCGTCCCACGAGCTCGCGATGCGGGACGTCCTCGCCCGCGAGCATCCGGGCGCCGTCGTGTCGCTGTCGTGCGAGGTGCTGCGCGAGTACCGCGAGTACGAGCGGTCGGTCACGACGCTCGTCGACGCCGCCGTCAAGCCCGCGATGAACGGCTACCTCGCGCGGATCGCCGAGCGCGCCGCGTCCCGGCTGCTGGTGATGAAGAGCAACGGCGGCGTGCTGTCGGCGGACGAGGTGGCGCGGCAGCCGATCACGACCGTGCTGTCCGGCCCGGCGGCCGGGGCGCTCGGCGCGGCGTTCGTCGTCGCGCGCAGCGGTCACGGCTCGGTGGTGACGCTGGACGGCGGCGGGACGTCCACCGACGTCGCGGTCGTCCTGGACGGCGAGCCGACCCTCACCACCGAGGGGTCGATCGGCCGCCATCCCGTCAAGATCCCGATGATCGACATCGTGACCGTCGGCGCGGGCGGCGGATCGGTCGCGTGGCGCTCGCCCGAGGGCGCGCTGAAGGTCGGGCCGCGCAGCGCCGGGGCCGACCCCGGGCCGCTGTGTTACGGGCGCGGCGGCGCCGAGGTCACGGTGACCGACGCGCACGCCGTCCTCGGCCGCGTCCCGCCGCACCTGCTGGGCGGCGAGGTGCCGCTGGACGTGGACGCCGCCCGCCGGGGCCTCGCGGCCCTCGCCGCGGAACTCGGCATGCCGGTCGAGCGCGCCGCCGCCGGGATCCTGGAGATCTCCGCGTGGAACCAGGCCAACGCCATCCGGCAGATCACCGTGAAGCGCGGCCTGGACGTGCGCGACTACCCGCTCGTCGCGTTCGGCGGCTCCGGGCCCCTGCTGGCGTGCCGGCTGCTCGACGTCCTCGGCCTGCCCGCCGCCGTCGTCCCGGAGAACCCCGGCAACCTGTCGGCGTTCGGGCTGCTCACGGTGGACGTCAAGAACGACTACGTCCGGACCCGCGTCGTTCGCGACGCCGAACTGGACCCGGCGCTGCTCGCCGGCGTCTACGCCGACCTCGAAGCCGAGGCCGCCGGGGCCCTGGCCCGCGAGGGGTTCCCCGAGGACCGCCGCCGCTTCGCCCGGTCCGCCGACCTGCGCTACTACGGGCAGGCGTTCGAGGTGCGGGTCGCGGCCCCCGCCGGGCCTCCGGACGAGGGGCTGCGCGCCGAGGTCGTCCGCCGCTTCCACGACGCCCACGAGGCCCTCTACGGCTACTGCTACCGGGACGACCCACACCATCCGGTCGAATGGGTCAACCTACGGGTCTCCGGCATAGGACCCATCGAACGGCCGCGGCCGGCCGAGCGTCCACCCGGGGACGGCGACCCGTCACGGGCCCGCACCGGCACCCGGACCGTCTACTTCGACGCCTGGGAGGAGACGGCCGTCTACCGGCGCGAGAAACTCGCGCCCGGCGACGCCGTCGCAGGCCCGGCCGTCATCGAGGAGTTCGGCTCGACGCTCCCGCTGCACCCCGGCTTCACGGCGACCCTCGACGGCCACGGCAATCTGGTGGTGACCCGATGA
- a CDS encoding FKBP-type peptidyl-prolyl cis-trans isomerase, producing MALERPEIDFPEGQPPAYLDITDITEGDGPEAVKGSQVSMHYVGVSWSTGEEFDASWNRGGTLDFELGSGRVIKGWDMGIAGMKVGGRRKLVIPPHLAYGDRSPSPAIKPGETLIFVVDLVGVS from the coding sequence ATGGCGCTTGAACGCCCCGAGATCGACTTCCCCGAGGGCCAGCCGCCCGCCTACCTCGACATCACCGACATCACCGAGGGCGACGGCCCGGAGGCCGTCAAGGGCTCGCAGGTGTCGATGCACTACGTCGGCGTGTCGTGGTCGACCGGTGAGGAGTTCGACGCGTCCTGGAACCGCGGCGGCACGCTGGACTTCGAGCTCGGCTCCGGCCGGGTCATCAAGGGCTGGGACATGGGCATCGCCGGGATGAAGGTCGGCGGACGCCGCAAGCTCGTCATCCCGCCGCACCTGGCCTACGGCGACCGCAGCCCGAGCCCCGCCATCAAGCCCGGCGAGACGCTCATCTTCGTCGTCGACCTGGTCGGCGTCAGCTAG
- a CDS encoding SRPBCC family protein, with translation MQLTGSASVAAPLDRVWDALQNPAVLARTIPGCRSLEETGDGTYRMTVTAGVASIQGTYVGQVELADPDPPRSFVLRARGQGAPGTVDATVRVRLSDGDGATRVDYDADAVVGGMVGGVGQRMLGSVAKRTAGEFFAAVERDLTAPAPALAPAPEPVTAGPAAPAGTVYPGRAAAEAPSPVWLPMAVAFGTGGAVALAGVAVGYLIGRRSR, from the coding sequence ATGCAGCTCACCGGCAGTGCCAGCGTCGCCGCGCCGCTCGACCGCGTCTGGGACGCGCTCCAGAACCCGGCCGTGCTGGCGAGGACGATCCCCGGGTGCCGCTCCCTGGAGGAGACGGGGGACGGCACCTACCGCATGACGGTCACCGCGGGCGTCGCGTCGATCCAGGGCACCTACGTGGGGCAGGTCGAGCTGGCCGACCCCGACCCGCCGCGCTCGTTCGTGCTGCGCGCCCGCGGCCAGGGCGCGCCCGGCACGGTCGACGCCACGGTCCGCGTCCGGCTGTCGGACGGCGACGGCGCGACCCGCGTCGACTACGACGCCGACGCGGTCGTCGGCGGGATGGTCGGTGGCGTCGGGCAGCGGATGCTCGGCAGCGTCGCCAAGCGCACCGCCGGAGAGTTCTTCGCCGCCGTCGAACGCGACCTCACGGCCCCGGCCCCGGCCTTGGCCCCGGCACCGGAGCCGGTGACCGCCGGCCCGGCCGCACCCGCCGGGACCGTGTACCCGGGACGCGCCGCCGCCGAGGCCCCGTCCCCGGTATGGCTCCCGATGGCCGTCGCGTTCGGTACCGGCGGCGCGGTCGCCCTGGCGGGCGTCGCCGTCGGCTACCTCATCGGCCGCCGCTCCCGCTGA